The window GTGGAGGGATGataaggctctgtactgtaacgattctgtttttttaacatgattttgggtctagcacacttttttgcatttctatttttttggagtgattctgcatcttaaatgttatatggtaatcgcaaaaaaaaaaagattttataacctgaaagaaatagaaacatgTATGATTcgtacttaacagaatcgtttctgttagaaaccaatatttacataaagtgccatcttcaccatgggtgccaaagttgtgatttttaaataaaatctaaggatagtcaatggttttttaataaattctaagtttCCAACATGGTTGTTTGAGTCCCACTTCCTTCGCCGTTTATATATGTATCACCAAATACCATACATAGTTCTGGCCATTGTGGTAATCTGTGCTTCTTAAATCGTGCCCAAGTAGATGAAGACAAACTCATATGAATTTGCCACCATCAAGAAGATTCAATTCAAAATCAGTTAATAAAAGGGTTAAAAATTGGGTACGatatcaacaaaattctccatcTTCCTCTGAAAATCAGATTCATTAAGTTTATTTGGAAATATTTATGAAAGATCAAGGAAAAATTATTATCACTTTTCTATACTTGTCCTGAATTTACTCAAACTCTTCCAatctaaatttcttttctgattccTCAATAAATAAAGTAGATTTTTATCTCTCCTTCCCCCTGATAATTCAGAAACCTAATTTCTGATTCGAAACACTGGACAGGAACAAGCCGTGCCCCACCCACAACTTGCACAGATACATTTGCACTGTACAGTGCAAGTTTAGCAGCTTCACAGGAAAAATAATGGCTCCAAGCAGTCAGCAATATAGCCCATCACCGTCACTACCGTTGCTTCCACCCTGCAATTGAAAAtttgcaacttcttcttctacatTCCTCTAATTATATACTCAGGaatgtcctctctctctctctctctctctctctctctctctctctctctctctctctctctctctctctcNNNNNNNNNNNNNNNNNNNNTTTACCTGATGTCTTATggggtgatgctttgaaaacagcagtatatattttgaataaagtgcctAGCAAGTCTGATCCCAGAACTCCCTATGAATTGTGGACTGGTAAGAAGTCaaatttttctcattttcatatatggggatgtgctgcagaggtgagaccttacaatcctcagatgaggaagcttgatccaaggaccattagtggtcattttatcggttattctgaaagatcaagaggatatagattctattgtcctacacATTCTACTAGAGTAGTAGAATCAAATTGGgcagttttctttgaggatgatttagattttcagtctactcaaccacgtaactttgtttttgaggaggaacgtgttcttgtacctatgcctgtgacactgccgtctactgtattacagcctcacattgaacaagagaatgtcCCCACTCACGAACCTGTGCAACCTATAGTGGTTGAGCCTACACCCCttgttgttgatgagattcaggaccatattgttgctgatgttcccttgaggaaatcagagagaactcgtaggcctgccatatctgatgactatgttgtttatttacaagaacatgagtttgatattactttggattcagatccaatcagttttgactaggctgccaatgatcccaattcatcaatgtggatgtttgccatgcaagatgaattgaattctatgtctgttaatgatgtttggaatttggttgaattaccaaaaggatgcagaccaattggttgtaaatggattttcaagaccaaacggaactctaaaggtgaaattgagcgttacaaggccagacttgtagcaaaaggattcagccagagagagggcatagattacaaggaaacattctcaccagtctcgacaaaagattctttcagaatcatcatggctttagttgcacattttgatttggaacttcatcagatggatgtcaaaacagctttcctaaatggagatcttgaagaggatgtttACATGCAACAACCCCTTGGCTTCAGGCAAGTTGATATAGAGCACCTtgtgtgcaaacttaagaaatctatttatggtttgaaacaagcatctagacagtggtatcttaagttcgatgaagttatcatttcttgtggtttcaaagaaaatcttgtggacctgtgtatttatctgaagatcagtgggagtaagttcattttccttgtgctttatgttgatgatattcttcttgccagcaataatgttgatcttttgcatgagacaaaacgattattatcaaatcactttgatatgaaggatcttggtgaggcctcttatgttttgggcattgagattcatcgtgataggtcttgtggcgttcttggtttgtctcagaaaggttacattgagaggatattaaaaaggtttaatatgttagcatgttcccctagtaaggctccagttgtaaaaggggacaaatttggaaagtctcaatgtccacagacagaattggagtgcaatcagatgaagaacataccttGTGCATCTGCtgttggtagtttgatgtatgctcaagtttgtacacgGTCAGACATTGCCTATGTTGTTAGTGTACTCGGGAGATATTTAAGCAACACTGGTGAAGCGCATTGGGTAGCTGCTAAGAAAGTCAAGAGATATTTACAGggcactaaggattttatgcttacttatagaagaACCGATTCTCTTGATGTAGTTGGTTACACTGACGCAGATTTTGCTGGATGCCTAGATGAActcaagtctacttctggatatgtttttgtgatggcaggtggggctatatcttggaagagtgtcaagcagacactcactgcatcttctactatgcaagctgagtatgTGGCATGTTATGAAGCCACTattcaagctttatggttaaggaattttatctcagggctacagattgttgactctatatctaaaccattgaggatgttctgtgacaactccgctgcggtacgtttctctcataacagtaaaagtacttcaggctctaaacacattgacattaagtattttttagtcagagagaaagttcaagagtcacagattacaatggagcagattgctacagaaaacatgattgcagatcctcttactaagggcttgactccaaaagtttttcaagagcatgtcactaatatgggacttgttagttcttttgatgcattttattagtgggagttttgctcaatatgtttgcatttaactttcagttttattgcattattattgttctcaagaatatatatatgcatttttatggccatttgtttatgtgtatacacttatctatttgcctcctacagaaaattgaggttatatgtggtgtatttacctcattcggtatctgaggttccagtcaatacacatacATCCAGTCACTAGTAAAGCCtcatttgattgaggtctagtgctagtgttgtgggacatccggatccagtcccaatgagcttctttgattgaagcttaagcgtttgggagacgctggtagttaatgagaccttcggtatctgtctcatagggctcatttggttttcgagccaagaccaatttggaaatagacatgatgatcactattgcatgttatttccataccacactttcatactgttcagcccaagtcggtgatgttatgaacactttgacgtgtgtggtctcatatcgctttagatgtgatgatcaatacggttgggtgtttgtaattctcattcggaccaaggcatttggtttaaggtgcactccattcgacactgttttgtttgtggccacattcagtttatctaaatcggagagtcgttttaaataaatttttaaaatctaaaacttgtgacatatgctgcccaagtgggagattgtaagatttcttattaggtgggctagcatagtcaaagatttgtttccaaaaccgatttagtggtgttgactaaagatggagtaagcagaaagaatccaatattattggtaagtgatctctatggagatattggattctattagcacaccttaatggtatgaaatatttatttctatgtgtggacctaaggtattgtttccttaatggggaggaaaccctaattttattgcagggttggtccctaccctcacccctatatatagttatcactgacccattaagtgaagctaacaatcaaaagcataagggaaagagggtagaccagaccaacattaaTCGTGTTGTATAAGGAGCATAAAAGAAGAcgttgaggagttcttattcttcaaccatggattcaggtatgcctaaaacatatattttatagtgtttgtcgtgcatgcttatcgatcttcatgaatcgttccgtatatGTTTTCTATCACAGGTTTCTCAGATGGGAGGAAAGTTCGTTTTAAATGAAATTGGGTGATGGGATGTTTAGCAATGGGGGAGTACAACGAACTAACGAAGGTGTAAGTAGGCTTGGCTCAGTGAAGTGTTTTGCTCTGAAAGGTTAAGGCGGGAAGGGGATGGAAGGTGCAGTtgagattggggggggggggtgtgacgATCAACTAGAAATCATTGGGATGGATTCATGTTCCATGAGAGGTGGCGTCACCGTTCAGGACCAGATGAAGACGGAAGGGTGGGGAGGAGATgcagaggagaagaggaagttCCTTGGATGAGAAGTTGGTAGTGTTCTGTTAGATATGCCAGACATGAATGGAAGAAAGGGGACAGAAGTAGTAGTAGTGAGCCACACCTTTGGATGGGTTCTAGTTAACATCAATTAATCTGCCTTTATTCTTGGGAGGAGCATCACAGAGAATAATTTATTATACAATGAACTGCTAGAAGGCTTTGGAGCCGATGCCCCTCCTATGTTGCAATTAGGTGTAATTTCCCCCTAATTTGATGACAAGTGTTCCTGCCGGTGTGGATGGCCTAGATTAGGTGTATACCTGGTGTTAaggggataaaaatcgtctgttgttctcaatctctgtttttccatgttttgctaggtgcagaacacgacacgtggacagttcatcatcaacggtcaagatgcTTGCTTGGTTGAAGTTCTACCAAAACCGGGTTGAGGTAAGTGAACCAGACCGAGATATgtatgacccaacccaacccaacccgttaaCTTTTACTCCGTCTCGCCGGCTGCGAAGGATCTTTTGCGGAAGATGCTTTCAAAGGACGTCTCCAAAAGATTCTCCGCCGAGCAAGTACTCGGTAAGTGTGATATTTCCTTTCACGTTCTTAAATCGTTTGGACTGCCATGGATTAGTGTCTTGGAGATGGATCTCTCTTTCTTGATTGAAATTTTTTCGTTatggatttttatttctaaaatcaaCAATTTGTGTGCAGTGTTTCTCTTTACCTTTACTTAATCTCGCGATTTTTCTTGGTTGCCAATTTTTTGATCTTGGAGCGACTctatttttctgatttcttgCTTCAGTTTTTTAATTTCCCAGTAATTTTCTCATCAgtttgtactctctctctctctctctctctctctctctctctcgtttggGCGAGACTGGGAGACCGGAAGCTTCCGAATGCGTAGGTGCAAGCTAAGTGACTCTTCCGTTAAAGAAGTTTTAGTTTCCCATTTTTAGGTCTCTTTTTTCCTGGTTCTGTATTTGTCTACTTTCTGTTAGTTTGTTTCCTCGGTTGGTTTTATTAGCGATTGCATTCCTTTTTCTCCGTTTCAATCACTGATGTATCTCTGATCTGTGTTTCTGTTCAAAATTTTCAGGGCATCCATGGATCACAAGCGGAGGAGAGTAAGTGTGCGAGATCAGTTGCAGGGGCTTCGTTGATGTTCGAAATCACTCAGTAATTTGAGATAACCAATGAAGAGGGAGAGCATGTACGAAGCTTCTGGTTAGAGAGTGGAGAAGAAAATATCTAAGGTTTAAAAAAGAGTGAGCGATATCAGTGCGTACACGCTCACTATTTCAAGAATAGCTGAGATGAGATTAGTTGCAAGTATCCTTTGAACCAAGAGATAGCGtgtaagagggaatgagagagataacagagggtgaagaagaagaagaataagaagaagaataagaagaagaagaagaagaagaagaagagaggaggaaacagATTTTAAGGGAATGATAGAGATAACAGAGAgcgaataagaagaagaaaggagttaacgggttgggttgggttgggttgggttgggtcatacATATCTCGGTCTGGTTCACTTACCTCAACCCGGTTTTGGTAGAGCTTCAACCAAGCAAgcatcttgaccgttggtgatgAACTGTCCATGTGTCATgttctgcacctagcaaaacatggaaaaacagagattGAAAACAACAGCCGATTTTTATCCGTGTTAAGGtggggtctgtgcttgagttcTCTCAGCTGTCGAATGCTGCGTAGCTGAAGAGGATCTGAATTCACAGCGGAGAAACCCGCATGGATTTCGGGTCAAACCGGTTCAGAAAAATGCCCATTAGGCATTAGCCGACGGAACTTCTCAGGAAGTCGACACCTTCTGGCGTACAGAGAAAACAAATAGAGGAACTGCAGAAACCGTCTTGGCAGGAAGGCAGAGCGGCAGAACGGCCGCCGGCGTGAGAAGAACGCAGATAGGATTAAGGTGTGGGGAAGGGAAGGTTAGGGTTTAGTAATGGAGGGTTGGGATCCGAACACCAAGTCGACACTTACCAAAATTCCATTGTTGACGACGAAGGCAGGTCCAAGGGACGGAGCGGCATGGACGCAGAGGCTGAAGGAAGAGTATAAATCATTGATAGCCTACACTCAGATGAACAAGTCTAACGATAACGACTGGTTCAGGATCACTGCCGCAAATCCTGAGGGGACAAGGTGGACAGGAAAGTGTTGGTACGTTCACAATCTTCTCAAATACGAGTTTGATCTGCAATTCGATATCCCTGTGACCTATCCTTCTACAGCTCCTGAGCTCGAGCTCCCTGAACTCGATGGAAAGACTCACAAGGTAAGATTTTCACCGTTCTTTGTCTTTTCATGTTCTTGATTCTATCGGTTTTCAAGaaaattgtttgaaaattttgggtTATTGGGGTCTAGGAGGTGTGGAGTCTGTTTTCTAAACCGTATGGATTCATGGTCTGAACATTTGAGGTGGATTCCAAAAGGGAATGGGTAGATTCCCAAACCAATTTCATTGGTGGATTCCCATCTTCTTCTACTTtgttcccccctccccctggTTTCTGTTCTCAATGTATATTAGTTCTAGTTTCCAACCAAATCAGGTGAGACAGTTCATCTTCTTAATCTGTTATAGATCTATTTTACAGAAATCAACAGTCTTTGGAACTTCATTTGGCTATTCTGATTTCCAAAATATTGTTCAGTTTGCTTTCATACTTAGAGCTATAACTCGGCTGTTATTTCAATTCAGAAATATTCCAAAATATttccaaaatattatttttcaattcaGTCCTAAATCCCCTGTTTCGTACCTTCTGTTATCCACATGCAGACTCCCTGCTCTGTTTCTGTGCAAACCCCTACCAGTCCCAATTTTTCCCTTCTATCAACCATTGAAGTCTGCCATTTTTCGATCATCAAAACGCCTGATTACTGGGGTCACTCGACCCAAGTTTCTGGCCCAACAGTTACTAGTTTTTGAGTTGCAGAATTTCTCATATACTACCCTATTGCTGAACTATCAATTTTACTTATGTCTGTTCTTATCTCTTAAGTGTATGATCTGTTTCTATGGCCAAATTGGCATTGTTATcagtattttcttcttttctattttttctgttCTGTCCATTAAAGCCTTTGCAAACTCTGCCCATTCTtaactagggttagggtttcacCTTGCACCAcctgttttcatattttttttcttgaaaattctGCTATGTCCTATGTTATATTGACATCATTATTAATGGCTGctatttcctattttctacATTAGTTTGGGCCCTATTTCTTCCCTATCACAACTGGTTCCTATTGCGTAAATCCTAAGCGAGGGTTTGGGTTATTGTAAATGCTCATGCCCTCCCAACAAGAGCCAGCACCTTAATTGACATAAACACTACTCCCGCTTGCTCCTCTCCTTCCTAACCTGGCCTTACTCCCCTTCTTCTTGTACGacacaactcaactcaactcaactcaactcagccttatccaactaaatagggttggctacatggatcctctTTTGCCAGTCAACTCTATTCAAACTTTAAAGTTGGAGGATCCACGGTAAAAAGTTTACACCACCAGCTGCCGACGTGACGCACCAATCTTCCTCTTGTAGTATCATCAAATTCGTTAGGGTCACATGAGATAGTTATATGGCCATCTGCATAAATGTTTGCACCTGCGTGTGTGAATGTGTGTGGGATCACCAAAATTGCCTCCTAGTGCTTGTGTAGCCCAGCCTCCACTTTGGTTAGGGATCACCAAAATGTTCCATTCCCAAGCACTGGGTTAGGTTGGACTATATCAAATTTTCATGCATAATATTCTGACTGATGAACTAGAATCTGAAAAAGAAACTAGTTTCATTATTTCTCTATTTGGTGTGGATAATCTTCCATTTTCCTATATTGGATTCCTTCTTTACTTCCCTCCCTCCCCCAATCCTCCTAATGTTTTGGGCCTGTGGATGTTCAGATGTATAGGGGTGGGAAGATCTGCTTGACAGTGCACTTCAAGCCATTGTGGGCCAAAAACTGGTATGTTCGGAAATCTTTTCCATTCGAATTTTATAATACACATGATATCAAGATGCATGGAATAAAGTATTGCAAGTTTTGCTTTCTCTGGTTTTCcccttaaatatatattttggatattttgcaatgcttgttccattttcttttgactCATTAAAGCCTCTGGATTAAAAATATAAAGGGCCGTTACATAGTGCTGGTCATCAGCCTATGTGGGGTCCTTGGAGGGTTTTGGAGATGGTCCTAAACTTTGGCATTTTTTGTGCAAAATTGGTtgctctgaagacttgaaactGGGCATTTTCCCTTGCATCCCTAACCTTTTAATATTGCTCCAAGCAATGGTCCCCTGCCAGATTAAAAAATATGTTTTGGAGAATCTAGGGAATGTTATTGATTGATCACTTAAAACATGTTTCTGTTTTTGCACCATCTTCTAGTTTTTTAGCGAAATGTAGAACAAGCTTTACTTCCTTTAGTTTTCCCCTTAAATTTATATAGTTATGGGTGGTTTGCTACCATTGTCCCTTTTCTTTTTGCTGAATTCAATAGTCTCAGGAGTTGGGATTATAAATTTGTTTTGGAGAAAGCAAGGGACTGTTCTTAATTGATTACTGAAAACACATTGCTTCTtatcttttccccctttttgaattttggttttGCATTGTCTTCTCTTATATTAACGAGATTTGTAATTTCCTGAAGTCTCACTACCTGAAGTCCTGAACCCTGTTCGCTAAAATGGTAACACTGatatttcacatttttgtttggtttagtttaTCAGGTAAAAGTAATTATCAGAATTGTTTATAGAATTTATCCCCATCACACACTCATCTCACTAGTATTTTTTGACAGACAACAGATACCTATGCTGATGTTTAAcactcctttctttcttcttttttttttttttgagattggGTTTTGATAGGAATATTTAGTGTCTTGATTCTGTTTTTGGTTTTGGCAGTCCCAGGTTTGGTATTGCACATGCTCTTTGTTTAGGTCTTGCACCATGGCTTGCAGCAGAGGTGCCAATCCTTGTTGATTCGGGTATGATCAAGCACAAAGATGATGCAGCCTCATCTGCAGGCTCTTAGCATTTCCCATACTTTTAATGGCCACAGGCCCACAAATGTAATGGTTAACTCAATtaatcaaacaaataaatattGAGTTTAATGTAGCTGGATGTCCCTTTTAAGTGCAAAATATATTTGAGAAGGTACAATATCTATAAGGTTATTAAATAGTTCAATCTGAGCTTGAATATATCTAACTCATTAGGTTATTTGGAGTGAGGCTGTTCTTGTATGCTCAAGTATTCTAATTCCCCCCATTGGTCtagtgattattattttttgaataaacTTTGTTGCAACTAAATCATCAACTCATCATACATTCATTTCCTACTCTAGATCCTGATATTGAAGAAGTccttgccttacatgccaaatcaTTTGCTAATCTAACAGCAGATCTACTAACTTTCGTAGTCACTACAGAATCAAAATTGGTGAAAAAGGACCGTCGTCTTTGAAGAAGGCAACAAACATTGTCCAAGGTCAAGACCTCTGGTTCTCTTTCTTAAGCCACTGCTCCATGCAATCGGACTGTGTCCTTAGGACCTTATCTGTATGCACTTTGCTTCATTCTGCTCTGATTCATTACTTTACCTCTCCCATTCGCTTGTTCAGCTGAACCTATATTTTCCATGATCAAAGAATATGATTGGTGTCATTTCCAGTAGTCAAGATTGATGCCCAACCAGCTTGGTTGTTTTGTTTGCTGCCATCTGTTTATCCAGTTGTCATACCAATTAGATCAGTTTCCACGTCCTACTTGGTGAATTTTGCAGGTTCAGCTTCCATAGCCTAGTTGGTGAATTTTTTGCAGGTGTATAAACTATCAAGTTAGATGGTGGGAGGGTGGTCCATGCTACGGAGGGAGGGTGGTCCATGCTACGGAGGAACCCTTgtcttttattctatttttctgtCAAAATTGCTATTCCATTACATCAAAGTCTCGTACGCTGACCCACAAGACAAAAAGGATGGGAGGGAGCGGTTCTGAAGCAgggagggggaggaaggggcgcATGCCTCGCGAGGGTGAAGTGTGATTCAATCCTGTGACCTGGAATGAGTAATGCTTCCCAACTGAGCAAGCTGGCAGTTTCTTCCCTCATCCAATTGATTGGACAAACCTTGACCTGAAATGAGTAATGCGTCTGTGGGTCAAGATTCTTGTAAATTCCAAACTTGTGAAAAACACAAACAATTATGTTCATATTTTattgggtgatttacatcaacctccctgacgtttgcctatattacatcCTTCCCTCTAAAAAActgtttattacatttaaacaaaaaaaattaaacaaaaaaaattaacacaATTAGACTAGTGTTAGTTTTAGAATACAAAAAGACATAATTACCCGTCCTCCTCTTCCCCTTCTAAATGTAACCAAAATCCATTTGTTCCAATGACTTCTCATTCCTACCTGTGACAATTTGCCGTTAATAAATCAATAAAGGAGAGCGAGTTGGGGTGAGTGGGATTGTCtaatttttaccattttttcaaCTGCATGTACCTGTATGGGTTTTGGAAACATCGGTGATTGATGTGAATGATTTGTGTTAGCTAATATAAATTTCGGTAGTaatttttgtttggatttgCATGAATCACCAAAGTCCTTACTACTTAGAACACAACCTGCCAGTGCACTGAAGAGAAATGCTAGTTTTTAGGATCATGGGAGCAACAACCCAATAGGATGCTCAAGCATTCACTTGGGGATAGAGTCACAATCCTAATAGTTGTTTGG is drawn from Macadamia integrifolia cultivar HAES 741 chromosome 7, SCU_Mint_v3, whole genome shotgun sequence and contains these coding sequences:
- the LOC122083694 gene encoding ubiquitin-fold modifier-conjugating enzyme 1, whose translation is MEGWDPNTKSTLTKIPLLTTKAGPRDGAAWTQRLKEEYKSLIAYTQMNKSNDNDWFRITAANPEGTRWTGKCWYVHNLLKYEFDLQFDIPVTYPSTAPELELPELDGKTHKMYRGGKICLTVHFKPLWAKNCPRFGIAHALCLGLAPWLAAEVPILVDSGMIKHKDDAASSAGS